CAATTCCGGCAGCTGAAGGCGGCTGCAAAGCACTAGAGGATGACTGCAAGGCGCTGGCAGCCACGATTCCGTGCGGTTGCATTGAGGTTTCCACCACGAAACCATGAGATGGGCCCATCGTGGTGGCGTTACTTTTCGTACGTCATGtatcaaccatggttgtttgaaaaaatgtgTGAAAGATGGATTTTGAGCACGCTTTGAATATATCTCgcgctctcaatgaaagcaccaatttgtgggagcaaatttccccacgagaatattcgcccaagattccttcgtcttctccgcctctctttctccctgcaaaacaaatcggagtaaaaggaccacaccgggggggtgttggccaaaggccctccgatgcctaagttaggtagggtaattcaaggaaaaccgggtggccggagccgtgtgtggtggccggagccttgtgtgagagagagaaagagagggggttgctagggtttttaagaaataatttatgcAGAGTTTCAGTAGGAATTCTGACGTACCTCATCCTTGTGCTTAACCAGTATTTATAGTGGCCTTGGagaggttggtggggttggtgtagttggtgaggttggtgtagttggtgaggttggtgtggttggtggggttggtgcaTTTAGGGATTATAGATTTaaccaaatccctaattaaattggggatcaagtaacccccaatttgattaggtaattcccaattaggttaggtaactcctaattaggtcaaataattcccaaattgattggcctaattaattgacctagggttttgatttaattaggttcccacagaGGGGATGTTGTGGGAGAAGTAAATCTGGTTGAAGGGGGTGTTTGGCGAAGAAGGGAGGACACAAAATCGGCTTGAGACATATAATCTCAGCCTAGAGCACAAGGTCCAGGCAGTCACCAGGAGAAACAATCAACACTCAAAGAGAGCCACCAATTCTAAAAGACAGCTACCAACTCTCAGAGACAGCCACCAACATAGCCAAACAGGCTCAAACACAAAATAAGACCAGCCCCACAAAAGAGTACAAGGTAGGGGAGGTTGCGGTGCTAAGAAGAAAAGGGGGGCGCTAGGTTTTGCCTGGGTATATATTGAAGGAGGAAAATGACGGCAGAGATAAATGACTTTCCATGTTGGGGGCAATTAGGAGAAATTACCTACCATTTTTTGGGGATTAGATAGGATAAGTTTTCTTCATGAGTAATCCATTCTCTACCTTGAACTTGACCAAAaaacatttcttttcttccttgaaCATGGTTCAAATATAAGAAGTATCCAATCCAATACTAGTTACCAAACGTGGCCTAAATGGATATCGACCCTATTATAAAGGGCAAACAATGAGCCCCAATATTTTGTATCGTTCCACAAAATTGCTTTTATAGTTACAACTTGCATGCAGCACGCCGTGGCCTGCTGTTACTGTGAATCGAATATTGAGAGATACAGAGACTGGTGACAAATAACAAGAATAATACACAAACGCAGTGTGGTCTTGTTCTGGTTCAACAACCTACCTTATCTTTCTAGACACGATTTATCAACTGGAAGTAATAAGTATCGGAGGAACAATCTCCCACCACCACCCTATGAAGTTTACAGACAGCAGCCAGCCAGACACCAGCTCGGATCGGAGTTGGACTTGATATTTAGAATTTCccaaaccaaaaccaataACCGAACACAAGAGAAGGGAAGGAGCTGTTCGAAAGAGATCCGTGCCGTGCCGTGCCATACATGTATTTAATCTACAGCTTGCAGACCCGTCTGTCACTGAACACTGAACACTGATCACATTCACTCAAACGTGTTAGGAAAGAAATCCCTTAATTTATGTAATTCTGTATTTACTTGTAGTGCACACCACGTTATGTGGTCATACCGGATTTCTAGCCTTGATTAGTTAGTTACTTAGAATAGCTCATCGTGTATCTTTATATTCCTTGTATTGTCCTGTATGATTTATTCATTCAATAGAGAAAGTATTCTCCATATTTCACtttacatggtatcagagcaccaTCCTGGTGACTCTTGATTTATTTTCATGGGTGAGAAAGAAAGTTCCTCCGCCGACAAAAATTCGGTTATGGAGTCTTCCAGCCCTCTTTTTATTCATTCTTCTGATCACCCAGGCCTTCTGTTAGTTTCCAAGAAGCTTAATGGTGACAATTATGCAACCTGGCAGCGTTCCATGGTTATTGCCCTCACTGCCAAGAACAAGATTGGATTTGTTGACGGCTCCATCGAACGACCATCATCTACCAAGAAGTCCGATGAGCACACTCTTTGGGACCGTTGTGACAAGATGGTTCTGTCCTGGCTATTAAATTCAGTTGACTCCGACTTGGCAGATAGCGTGGTTTACGCAACAACCGCAAGAGAAATTTGGCAAGATTTTGAAGACAGATTTTCCCAAGGCAACGCTCCAAGAATTTTTCAGATCCAAAAGATGATTGTTTCTCACACTCAAGGAACCATGTCTGTATCCTTGTATTACACCAAACTTAAGGCTTTATGGGACGAGCTTGCTTCCTATAATCTTTCTCCTACTTGTTCTTGCGGTGGTATGAAAACATATAATGAACAGAAAGATCGAGATCACATCATGCAATTTTTAATGGGTCTCAATGATTCTTATAACGCAGTGCGTGGTCAAATTCTCCTCATGAATCCTCTCCCAAGTGTCCGCAAAGCATATTCTTTGGTTACTCAAGAAGAGAAACAAAGGGAAATAGGTTCATCCACAACTGAACACTTCTCCATTGCTGCAGCTGTCCGAAATACCAAAAGTaataatttttctcaaaatcgATCTCGCGGACATGACACCAACGGCAATCCTCTCCATTGTAGTTACTGTGATCGTGACTACCATACTGTTGAAACCTGTCACAAATTGCACGGGTACCCACCCGGGCACAAACTTCATCGTGGTGACAGAAACGCTGCTTCTTCGACTGGCGGTAACTCTGGCAACAACCGTATCTCTGGGCGCAACTATGGTGGTAATTCTAGTACGCGACAAACACCAACAGCCCATCAAGTGGACGCCAATTCCTCTTCAGTGCAGCAGGCCAGTCAGCTCCCTTCCACTAGTCCAAGCGGTCCAATGACAATGGGTCAAGCCTCCAATTTGGAATCTGTTCTCTCTGGGCTCACTGATGAACAGTGCAAACAACTTACAGCTGCTATGGTAAAATTTTCCACCCCTTCATCATCCGACAACTCCACTGCTTTTGCTAATGCGGCAGGTCTGTTTAATCCTTCTCTCCCTTCTATTAATTCCATTTTTTCTCATCCTTGGATTCTTGATAGTGGAGCTACGGATCACATTACATCTGACTCCTCTTGTTTTGTTGACAAGAATCCCTCACATGTACCCTCTGTTAATTTACCTACCGGCTCATCTGTACCCATTGATTCCACAGGCACAATTCTTTTCAATAAGGACATTACTCTCACAGATGTTCTCCATGTTCCATCTTTCCATTTGAATCTTCTGTCTGCCAGTAAAATTACTAAATCATTGCGTTGTTGCATCATCTTATTTCCTGATTTTTGTGTCTTGCAGGACTTGGCTACGGGGAAGATGATTGGTTGGGGTAAACAAAGTGGTGGTCTATACTACATGTCACCGCTCTCACCATCACCAATTTCTTGTCACATCCCACCGTCTTCTCATCTTTGGCATCAAAGGCTTGGCCACCCATCACCTGCCCGTCTCCAACTCCTCCATaaattgtttccttttatttctgttcCTTTTGACAATAATTGTGATGTTTGTCCTATGGCCAAACAGACTCGGATTCCTTTCCCTTCAAGTAATATTActtccaagtttccttttcaattattacattgtgatatttggggGCCGCACCGCATTAAATCTCATTGCGGTGCTCGTTTTTTTCTAACTATTGTGGATGATTTCAGTAGATGCACTTggctttttttaatgaatcaAAAATCTGACACTCAATATCTTCTCAAAAATTTCATTGCTTTTGTTCAAACTCAATTTACTCTCTCCATTAAAACAATCCGTTCTGACAATGGTTCTGAATTTCTTTCCATGCAACCTTTATTTCTCTCCCATGGCATTGAGTTTCAACGCTCCTGCGTTTATactccacaacaaaatggtgtggTAGAACGCAAACATCGCCACATTTTAAATATCGCCCGTGCTCTTCGTTTTCAATCCAATATCCCATTACATTTTTGGGGTGATTGTGTTCTTACCGCTGTCTACATTATCAACCGTTTACCCACTCCCTTATTATCCAATAAAAGTCCTTTTGAACTTCTCTATAATCGTTTACCTACCCTATCTCACCTCCGTGTTTTTGGTTGTCTTGGCTATGCTACTGTTGTCCATCCATCTCATAAATTTGATTCTCGTACTCATCGTTGTGTTTTTATCGGGTATCCAACAGGTCAAAAAGGTTACAAACTTTATGATATGGATCACAACAAATTCCTTGTCAGTAGGGACGTCCACttctttgaaaatatttttccttATCAAACTCATTCTCCTACTCCTTCCTCTGTCCTGCCACTACCCCAAACTGACTTTCCTCCTTCCTCTGGGCCTGCCGAACCCATGCCAATGCCACATAACCAACCAGCACCCTCTACCCCTGTCGAACCCCCATCTTCCACTACCTCTAACCCGGCCCCCACCCCACTTGAACTAGGTTCCTCTTCCCAACCCGACACCACCAGCCCTACCCCTGCCACTGATTTACTGCCCTTTCCACCCAACCCCATTGCTCCTCTTCGTATCTCTACTCGCACCAAACATGCACCTGCGTGGCATCATGACTACCATCTCTCTCATGCTATTGTTTCTCCCGGCCAATCTTCTGAACCGATGTCAATTCCTACAGGTACAAAATATCCTCTTTCTACCTTTCTTTCTTACTCTAATTTTTCCCCTTCCCATCGTTCCTTTTTAGCTCACATTTCAGGTCACATTGAACCTGCCACCTATGATCAAGCTGTTTCAGATCCTCAATGGTGTGCCGCCATGCAAGCTGAGTTAAATGCCCTTGCCCTCAACAATACTTGGTCCCTTGTGCCCCTTCCTACTGGTTACAAACCCATCggttgcaaatgggtttatCGTATTAAATATAACTCTGATGGCACCATTGAACGCTACAAAGCACGTCTCGTTGCCAAAGGTTATACTCAAGTTGAAGGTGTGGATTATCTTGAAACCTTTTCTCCCACTGCCAAACTCACTACTCTCCGCTGCTTACTTGCCATTGCCGCTTCTCGCAATTGGTTTCTCCATCAGTTGGATGTCCAAAACGCCTTCCTTCATGGCGATCTTGACGAAGAGGTTTATATGGTTCCTCCTCCAGGTCTTCGCCGACAGGGGGAGAACTTGGTATGTCGGCTCAACAAGTCACTGTATGGCCTCAAACAAGCTTCTCGCAATTGGTTCTCTAAATTTTCCACTGCTATTCAGAACGCAGGTTTTCGACAATCCAAGGCAGATTATTCACTTTTCACCAAAGTAAAAGGTACATCATTTGTTGGCGTATTGATTTATGTCGATGACATACTTGTTACAGGGAATGATGCACAAGAAATCCAACTTCTCAAAGATTCTCTCTTGCGTCAATTTCGTATCAAGGATCTTGGCAatctgaaatattttttaggCATTGAAGTGGCACGTTCTCGAAAAGGTATCTTTATGTCTCAACGGAAATATGCCTTGGATATATTGCAAGATGCAGGCCTATTGGGAGCACGACCTGAAACCTTTCCTATGGAGCAGAATTTGAAACTCTCACCTACAGAAGGTGATTTGCTTAATGATCCGACTAGATACAGGAGACTAGTTGGGAAATTAATCTATCTCACAGTAACCAGGCCAGACTTGGTATATTCAGTGCAGATTTTGAGCCAGTTTATGCATCAGCCAAGAAAACCACACTTAGATGCTGCACTCCGAATTTTGAGATTTGTTAAAGGCACACCTGGCCAAGGTTTACTCTTCCCTTCTTCCAGTAATCTTAAATTGAAAGCTTTCTGTGACTCTGATTGGGCAGGATGTCCTACCACCAGGCGGTCTGTCACAGGATACTGTATTTTTCTGGGTGACTCTCTAGTTTCATGGAAATCCAAGAAACAAACTAATGTGTCACGATCATCCGCAGAGGCAGAATATCGCGCTATGGCTACAACTTGTTTGGAATTAACTTGGTTGCGTTATATTCTACAAGATTTGCAAGTGACACAAGATGAGCCTGCACCATTACACTGTGACAATCAGGCTGCATTATACATTGCCGCGAACCCTGTGTTTCATGAACGAACAAAGCATATTGAGATTGATTGTCACATAGTTCGTGAAAAATTACTAGCTGGCATCATTTCTACTTCACATGTTCCTTCACGTGCTCAACTAGCTGATATTTTTACGAAGGCATTGGGAAGAAATAACTTCCAGTTAATGAGCAGCAAGTTGGGACTTCACAACATTCAttctccaacttgagggggagtgttaggAAAGAAATCCCTTAATTTATGTAATTCTATATTTACTTGTAGTGCACACCACGTTATGTGGTCATACCGGATTTCTAGCCTTGATTAGTTAGTTACTTAGAATAGCTCATCGTGTATCTTTATATTCCTTGTATTGTCCTGTATGATTCATTCATTCAATAGAGAAAGTATTCTCCATATTTCACTTTACAAAACGCACATAACAAAACTTTATAATTTGTTTGTATCATACGCCAGCCAGTTGCACAAGGATTGTATATGAATGGCACACAACATGTGGTGTTAATGGCAGTCCAATCCACATTCCTCCAGGACTGGGCCATCCGACTTGGCCAAGAATGGATCAACCCGAACCCATAAAAGGGAGAAGATGGAAGCCAGCAGTATTGACCACACAATAATGATTGTAGGAGTTCTGTTCTGCCTACCAAGCAGACCCTTGAGGAAAGGATAGAGGTGAACAATCACCCAGAAGGCAAAGAAGAGCTTACCAAACAGAGGCCCCCATGACTCATACCCATTGTTTATAGCATTGGAGACTCCAGCGACTACTCCTATCAAGTTTATTATGAGCAGTGTGGTTGGTGGGATGAGCAATGTCGTCCACTTAAATGCATAAAGCTCCGAGAAATCTGCGTCGTCCCCTGCTTTTGATGTCACAGTAAAGTTTGTATCAACACCAGCTAAAACCTTTAAAAGCCCTTGAAACACAGCAAACAAATGCGCTGACACCCCTCCAATCACCCAAAACTGCTCATTTCTCCACCACTCATCAATGCCAACGCCACTCCATCTCATTTCCAATATGCTCGTTGTAAAGATGCAAATGAAAAGAGACAGAAACCACAAGCTAGCAACATTGCTGAGCTGCAGTAAAAAATATAAGTTAATGTTTGAAAAATAATCTTAGATACCTATCATGTGCTAAGTAAGTCATAAAGTAGAGTAAGTCACTGCTCTCCATCAAATTTTATGTACCTCTGGAGTGATAAATTTGCCTGTTAGCAGACATACAGCAGGTAGAGTGCAATAAGCAAGAAGTGGAATCGATGTCCATGGATACACAGTAGCATTTATGTAAGACAGACGTTCCAACCACTTCAAACCCCCTCCATACCCGTACCAAAGAGGGCAATGCCTGCTCAAGAATATTTCGATTGATCCAAGGGCCCACCGAAGGACTTGGTGCAAACGATCAGACAGATTAATGGGAGCAGACCCTTTAAATGCAGGCCTTGCGGGGATACAATATATGGATCGCCACCCATGGCAATGCATTTTAAAGCCTGTTAGGATATCCTCTGTAACTGAACCATATATCCAGCCAACCTGGATTGGAAGGAAAGTTTAATTGAgcaagcaaaaaaaattgtaccaaGATATAAGCACAGGAATGGGATCACCATCTTACTTCCTTTCCCCATTCAGTTTTATCTTCATAGCCACAGCTAATGACATGGATGGCTTCTTTAAGCAGAGATGCTGGCCTGGTGCTTTTCAGTGTCCCTCCATCCTCTAGCAAGGTGGATGCCACAAACACAGAAGACTGCCCAAACTTCTTTTCCAACTTCTCCTCAGACATCAGAGTCAAATTTTTAACTTCAACACCTGACAAGGACTTCTGAAGTCAAAAGGCAAACAAGTTTGCTGGGAAACAAGGAACAATTTGGTGTATTTACCATTTATAAAAAGACCTATCTGTACAAAGGTAGCAAACATACATCTACCTATCTCTATCACCTGCCTGGCATAAGTTAGGGCTGCTAGATTGAGACCAATTTTATTGAAGGCAAGGGTTTACCTTCAATGCCCTCTTCGATACCCTCCAGAGCACAGACAGCTGCCAGAGCCACTGTATCTCCCTTCTTGGAATTCCTTTTCTTCATATCAGTCTTAGGTTTGTTggccttcttcttcctctttccaGAACAAAAGCATCCACAACAGCACCATTTTGGCAAGCAGTTGCATGTCCTGGTTGGtggcttctttgtttttggagcATCATAACCATAGAGAGCCTGCCTTCTGAAGACACATCCAGTCCCAACGTAGATAGGCCCTTGTATCCCATCCAAGCCTTTCATGTTAATCTGTTATTGATGATGGCTTACAtgtcaaatttgaaatagAACACAAACGaatggaaaaagaaacaaagatgTCTCACTGGACATAGAAGCATACATCGAAGAACACCGTATTTCGGTTGGCATATCGGTCATGCCTGTCAATACCATCAAATCTCTGTGGGAACTGGACATAGCACACTCTCTTTCCTACCAACGGATCCATCATGAAACACATTGACTCTCTAAGAGCTTTACTATTATTGATATAGTGATCACAATCCAAGTTCAACAAGTAAGGTGCATTCGTAAGAACAGCTGAGACTCTCACCTGTTTGACATACAAGATGACAAGAAAATGTAACTcccaaaggaaaaagaagagagagacaaCAAATACACAAAATTTTATCTACTGCTCAGAATATGGATTTCCaaagatctctctctctctctctctctcaatttaaCCTACCAAAGCATTCATTGCTCCAGCTTTTTTGTGGTGGTTAAACCCAGGTCTCTTTTCTCTAGAAACATATACCAGGCGCGGTAATTCTTTCCCATCTGTGTCATGTCCTCCACTTTGGCCGAGAAAAACCTAAGAAGGTGCATATAAACTGGTTTATGCCAAAATGCACGGGAATTATATGTGTACAATACAACATCAAATTCTCATGTCACAAACCTGAATCATCCCAGGATGATCACGAACATTATTTCCAGGCCACGGAGTTCCATCTTGCATCGTCCATCCTTCTTCTGGAACCTTCTGAGCTTTAGCAACCAAAGCATTGATTCGAACTTTAAACTCTTCATATTCTCTCTGCCACAATAGTAAGTGGAATATTTACTAATATTTTCTGCAATGAGTAAGGAAGTATCAACTGGTAGTAACCCTCCCTACCTTCATTGCTCTCCGTTCCTTCACAAATGATGGAAGCACCTTATCTTTAAGATAATCTATCTTTTGTGCAAAATACCATTCAGGTGCCCGTGGTTCTATGCTAAACTTCTTACAGAAAGGGACCCACTTTTTAGCAAACTCAGATGTTTCAGACAGTGCCTCAAATGTCAGCATAGCAGCACCATCATCTGAAACATAACATGAGACCTTGTTGACAGGGTAGTCCACTGCAAGAATGGAAAGAACAGTGTTTGCAGTCACCAAAGGAGGCTCCTTCAACGGATCAACTGTACTGACATAAATATCAACTGGGCAAAGTTGTGAAGGCTGGCCTTCCTTCTCATAcctgaaaaatggagaaatagCATGAACTGTAAATGCGCTCAAATGCAGACCAAAAGGAAAGTTGTATTCAGATTACTTGCCTCAGGGACAATCTGTCCAGATAAGTTTCCCTGTCAATGGGAAGCCACTTTGGGAACTGATCAAGAATCCATGAAACAGCAAACCAAATCTCACAAATTACTGAGATGAGCCACAACGCATATGCATCATTCACAGGATGCATAACCCGATAATGAAAGAAGAATCCAAGAGCAACAAGTCGAATCATGATGATCATTCGGTAAGGATTGATTTGGCTCGATGGAATTGGCAATTTTCTTGACAAGGGCTGTCTTGCCTCATCCATTCTGACCCATGAGCGACACAAATAATTTCCAGTGATCAGCAATCCTTGCATATTTCAAGTATTATGGTATAGGAAATGGGAATATTAATAACTAACTTTAGAGGAGAGAAATTGGgctaattttaaatttaaatcatATTAGCTCTCACTCTGTATTTGAATATGCATTCATTAGGGGCGTATGTAGAGAAATTGCCCTACAATGACTAAACACAATTCACAACCTCAGAAAAGAGGAGCAAAACTCCAGAGGAGTACTTACAGTGGTAGATCAGGGCCATTCCCATCCCCATCATAGTCCCAATCTTTGCCACCATTTTCATGTTTCATCATCTGTAATTTCTCTTGCTTTTCCTTCCAACTCTCCATCCTTTCCTTCCAAGCAACACTACCATAGCCATAAGCCGCGAGATCTTTGGAAGGATCCATGGATCTGgcttgtactgcaaaaaggaTAGATTCCAAAAATTCAAGCTAACATAAAGAGGGCAGGTAGCCAAGAAGAATTGGATTTGGAGTATGTGAAGGAAGGCAAGACTGCTGAGTGAGATGGTTACCTGGAAAGGCAGGATctgagaaaggaaaagggtGGATCCTTTTGCCTCTGGCAGTAGTTCCCATGAAAGAAGGGACCAAAGCATGTTGTTCAGGAGGGATATCATCAACCTGCGCCAACAACTCACAAGCATTATTAAAGCAACAAGCAAAGCATGGAAGAAGGAAAGTATGGAAACGATGAGTTAGGAAAGCAATCTTGTTCAATTGAGtgagaattgaattgaatgtgAAAGTACCATTTGACCATTTGTAAGGAGGGGAAGTTGGGGCATGGGATGAAGGACTTGAGGGAAATCAGAGTCAGAGGCACGGCCGTAGCTCATGTAGCCGTGAAGCATTGCGTCTGCGGCAAGCGCCTGCTGCATACCATTTCTGCTCCTTGTTGCATCAAAACTGAATTCGTGCTCCAAGTCATCCacaccatcttcttcttcatcacccTGCACCCTGGCACACCCTGGCACCCATAAAAACTCCAATATTATTAACTGATTGATTGCTATGAAATATTCAATTATATATTCAGTAGTAGTATTAAAATTTACAAGTATGAGATAGTAGCAGTAGTAGCAGTAAATTGGTATAATTAGTTAGAGTGGTTACCCTTAAGACGTTTGAAGCGGGTCTTGCACTGAGGACAGACTTGGCTTCCCTCGCAGCGCTCGTACTCATAACAAGTGCGGCAAATGGGAAAGGCACACTCGTTACAGGCCACGAACAGCTCCCGGTCTGCAGTCAGGCCTACATCATCTCCACAAATCTGGCAAATCTGCCCCTGCAACGCTTTCGGCTACAAAACCAACACATCAACAGTTACACTagattcattcattcattcattcactATTGATACACAGTCTATATTAGTTAACTAATTAACAACACaaagagcag
The window above is part of the Prunus dulcis unplaced genomic scaffold, ALMONDv2, whole genome shotgun sequence genome. Proteins encoded here:
- the LOC117613146 gene encoding probable cellulose synthase A catalytic subunit 5 [UDP-forming] isoform X3 translates to MQQALAADAMLHGYMSYGRASDSDFPQVLHPMPQLPLLTNGQMVDDIPPEQHALVPSFMGTTARGKRIHPFPFSDPAFPVQARSMDPSKDLAAYGYGSVAWKERMESWKEKQEKLQMMKHENGGKDWDYDGDGNGPDLPLMDEARQPLSRKLPIPSSQINPYRMIIMIRLVALGFFFHYRVMHPVNDAYALWLISVICEIWFAVSWILDQFPKWLPIDRETYLDRLSLRYEKEGQPSQLCPVDIYVSTVDPLKEPPLVTANTVLSILAVDYPVNKVSCYVSDDGAAMLTFEALSETSEFAKKWVPFCKKFSIEPRAPEWYFAQKIDYLKDKVLPSFVKERRAMKREYEEFKVRINALVAKAQKVPEEGWTMQDGTPWPGNNVRDHPGMIQVFLGQSGGHDTDGKELPRLVYVSREKRPGFNHHKKAGAMNALVRVSAVLTNAPYLLNLDCDHYINNSKALRESMCFMMDPLVGKRVCYVQFPQRFDGIDRHDRYANRNTVFFDINMKGLDGIQGPIYVGTGCVFRRQALYGYDAPKTKKPPTRTCNCLPKWCCCGCFCSGKRKKKANKPKTDMKKRNSKKGDTVALAAVCALEGIEEGIEGVEVKNLTLMSEEKLEKKFGQSSVFVASTLLEDGGTLKSTRPASLLKEAIHVISCGYEDKTEWGKEVGWIYGSVTEDILTGFKMHCHGWRSIYCIPARPAFKGSAPINLSDRLHQVLRWALGSIEIFLSRHCPLWYGYGGGLKWLERLSYINATVYPWTSIPLLAYCTLPAVCLLTGKFITPELSNVASLWFLSLFICIFTTSILEMRWSGVGIDEWWRNEQFWVIGGVSAHLFAVFQGLLKVLAGVDTNFTVTSKAGDDADFSELYAFKWTTLLIPPTTLLIINLIGVVAGVSNAINNGYESWGPLFGKLFFAFWVIVHLYPFLKGLLGRQNRTPTIIIVWSILLASIFSLLWVRVDPFLAKSDGPVLEECGLDCH
- the LOC117613146 gene encoding probable cellulose synthase A catalytic subunit 3 [UDP-forming] isoform X1, with product MEASAGLVAGSHNRNELVVIPRERDGESAPKALQGQICQICGDDVGLTADRELFVACNECAFPICRTCYEYERCEGSQVCPQCKTRFKRLKGCARVQGDEEEDGVDDLEHEFSFDATRSRNGMQQALAADAMLHGYMSYGRASDSDFPQVLHPMPQLPLLTNGQMVDDIPPEQHALVPSFMGTTARGKRIHPFPFSDPAFPVQARSMDPSKDLAAYGYGSVAWKERMESWKEKQEKLQMMKHENGGKDWDYDGDGNGPDLPLMDEARQPLSRKLPIPSSQINPYRMIIMIRLVALGFFFHYRVMHPVNDAYALWLISVICEIWFAVSWILDQFPKWLPIDRETYLDRLSLRYEKEGQPSQLCPVDIYVSTVDPLKEPPLVTANTVLSILAVDYPVNKVSCYVSDDGAAMLTFEALSETSEFAKKWVPFCKKFSIEPRAPEWYFAQKIDYLKDKVLPSFVKERRAMKREYEEFKVRINALVAKAQKVPEEGWTMQDGTPWPGNNVRDHPGMIQVFLGQSGGHDTDGKELPRLVYVSREKRPGFNHHKKAGAMNALVRVSAVLTNAPYLLNLDCDHYINNSKALRESMCFMMDPLVGKRVCYVQFPQRFDGIDRHDRYANRNTVFFDINMKGLDGIQGPIYVGTGCVFRRQALYGYDAPKTKKPPTRTCNCLPKWCCCGCFCSGKRKKKANKPKTDMKKRNSKKGDTVALAAVCALEGIEEGIEGVEVKNLTLMSEEKLEKKFGQSSVFVASTLLEDGGTLKSTRPASLLKEAIHVISCGYEDKTEWGKEVGWIYGSVTEDILTGFKMHCHGWRSIYCIPARPAFKGSAPINLSDRLHQVLRWALGSIEIFLSRHCPLWYGYGGGLKWLERLSYINATVYPWTSIPLLAYCTLPAVCLLTGKFITPELSNVASLWFLSLFICIFTTSILEMRWSGVGIDEWWRNEQFWVIGGVSAHLFAVFQGLLKVLAGVDTNFTVTSKAGDDADFSELYAFKWTTLLIPPTTLLIINLIGVVAGVSNAINNGYESWGPLFGKLFFAFWVIVHLYPFLKGLLGRQNRTPTIIIVWSILLASIFSLLWVRVDPFLAKSDGPVLEECGLDCH
- the LOC117613146 gene encoding probable cellulose synthase A catalytic subunit 3 [UDP-forming] isoform X2, which translates into the protein MEASAGLVAGSHNRNELVVIPRERDGESAPKALQGQICQICGDDVGLTADRELFVACNECAFPICRTCYEYERCEGSQVCPQCKTRFKRLKGCARVQGDEEEDGVDDLEHEFSFDATRSRNGMQQALAADAMLHGYMSYGRASDSDFPQVLHPMPQLPLLTNGQMVDDIPPEQHALVPSFMGTTARGKRIHPFPFSDPAFPVQARSMDPSKDLAAYGYGSVAWKERMESWKEKQEKLQMMKHENGGKDWDYDGDGNGPDLPLMDEARQPLSRKLPIPSSQINPYRMIIMIRLVALGFFFHYRVMHPVNDAYALWLISVICEIWFAVSWILDQFPKWLPIDRETYLDRLSLRYEKEGQPSQLCPVDIYVSTVDPLKEPPLVTANTVLSILAVDYPVNKVSCYVSDDGAAMLTFEALSETSEFAKKWVPFCKKFSIEPRAPEWYFAQKIDYLKDKVLPSFVKERRAMKREYEEFKVRINALVAKAQKVPEEGWTMQDGTPWPGNNVRDHPGMIQVFLGQSGGHDTDGKELPRLVYVSREKRPGFNHHKKAGAMNALVRVSAVLTNAPYLLNLDCDHYINNSKALRESMCFMMDPLVGKRVCYVQFPQRFDGIDRHDRYANRNTVFFDINMKGLDGIQGPIYVGTGCVFRRQALYGYDAPKTKKPPTRTCNCLPKWCCCGCFCSGKRKKKANKPKTDMKKRNSKKGDTVALAAVCALEGIEEGIEGVEVKNLTLMSEEKLEKKFGQSSVFVASTLLEDGGTLKSTRPASLLKEAIHVISCGYEDKTEWGKEVGWIYGSVTEDILTGFKMHCHGWRSIYCIPARPAFKGSAPINLSDRLHQVLRWALGSIEIFLSRHCPLWYGYGGGLKWLERLSYINATVYPWTSIPLLAYCTLPAVCLLTGKFITPELSNVASLWFLSLFICIFTTSILEMRWSGVGIDEWWRNEQFWVIGGDDADFSELYAFKWTTLLIPPTTLLIINLIGVVAGVSNAINNGYESWGPLFGKLFFAFWVIVHLYPFLKGLLGRQNRTPTIIIVWSILLASIFSLLWVRVDPFLAKSDGPVLEECGLDCH